The following coding sequences lie in one Chionomys nivalis chromosome 8, mChiNiv1.1, whole genome shotgun sequence genomic window:
- the Ccdc85b gene encoding coiled-coil domain-containing protein 85B gives MEAEAGGLEELTDEEMAALGKEELVRRLRREEAARLAALVQRGRLMQEVNRQLQGHLGEIRELKQLNRRLQAENRELRDLCCFLDSERQRGRRAARQWQLFGTQASRAVREDLGGCWQKLAELEGRQEELLRENLALKELCLALGEEWGPRGGPGSAVGSGAGPTPELALPPCGPRDLGDGSSSTGSVGSPDQLPLACSPDD, from the coding sequence ATGGAGGCCGAAGCAGGAGGCCTGGAGGAGCTGACGGACGAGGAGATGGCGGCGTTGGGTAAGGAGGAGCTGGTGCGGCGCCTGCGGCGGGAGGAGGCGGCGCGCCTGGCAGCGCTGGTGCAGCGAGGCCGCCTGATGCAGGAGGTGAATCGGCAGCTGCAGGGTCACCTGGGCGAGATCCGTGAGCTCAAACAGCTCAACCGGCGCCTGCAGGCAGAGAACCGGGAGCTGCGCGATCTCTGCTGCTTCCTGGACTCGGAGCGCCAGCGGGGACGGCGTGCAGCGCGCCAGTGGCAGCTCTTCGGGACCCAAGCATCCCGGGCGGTGCGCGAGGACCTGGGTGGCTGTTGGCAGAAGCTAGCCGAGTTGGAAGGCCGCCAGGAGGAGCTGCTGCGGGAAAACCTGGCGCTTAAGGAGCTTTGCCTGGCACTGGGCGAAGAGTGGGGCCCCCGCGGTGGCCCCGGCAGTGCAGTGGGCTCAGGCGCCGGGCCCACACCCGAGCTCGCCCTGCCCCCGTGCGGGCCCCGCGACTTAGGCGATGGAAGTTCCAGCACTGGCAGTGTGGGCAGCCCAGATCAGTTGCCCCTAGCCTGCTCCCCCGATGACTGA
- the Fibp gene encoding acidic fibroblast growth factor intracellular-binding protein isoform X2 — translation MTSELDIFVGNTTLIDEDVYRLWLDGYSVNDAVALRVRSGILEQTGATAGVLQSDTMDHYRTFHMLERLLHAPPKLLHQLIFQIPPSRQALLIERYYTFDEAFVREVLGKKLSKGTKKDLDDISTKTGITLKSCRRQFDNFKRVFKVVEEMRGSLVDNIQQHFLLSDRLARDYAAIVFFANNRFETGKKKLQYLSFGDFAFCAELMIQNWTLGAVDSQMDDMDVDLDKEFLQDLKELKVLVADKDLLDLHKSLVCTALRGKLGVFSEMETNFKNLSRGLVNVAAKLTHNKDVRDLFVDLVEKFVEPCRSDHWPLNDVRLFLNQYSASVHSLDGFRHQTLWDRYMGTLRGCLLRLYHD, via the exons ATGACCAGCGAACTAGACATTTTTGTGGGGAACACGACCCTTATAGATGAAGACGTGTATCGCCTCTGGCTGGATGGTTACTCAG TGAACGATGCAGTTGCGCTGCGAGTACGCTCCGGGATCCTGGAGCAGACCGGCGCCACCGCAGGAGTGCTACAGAGCGACACCATGGACCACTACCGCACCTTTCACATGCTCGAGCGTCTGCTGCACGCGCCACCGAAGCTGCTGCACCAGCTCATCTTCCAGATCCCTCCCTCCCGACAGGCACTCCTCATCGAGAG GTACTACACCTTTGACGAGGCCTTTGTTCGGGAGGTCTTGGGCAAGAAGCTGTCCAAGGGTACCAAGAAAGACCTGGATGACATCAGCACCAAAACAGGAATTACGCTCAAGAGCTGCCGGAGGCAG TTCGACAATTTTAAGCGAGTCTTCAAGGTGGTGGAAGAAATGAGGGGCTCCCTGGTGGACAACATCCAGCAGCACTTCCTCCTCTCTGACCGCCTAGCCAG AGATTATGCAGCCATCGTCTTTTTTGCCAACAACCGCTttgaaacaggaaagaaaaagctaCAGTACCTAAGCTTTGGTGACTTTGCCTTCTGTGCTGAGCTTATGATCCAGAACTGGACCCTTGGAGCCGTCG ACTCCCAGATGGACGACATGGATGTGGACTTAGACAAGGAGTTTCTCCAAGACTTGAAAGAGCTCAAGGTTCTTGTAGCTGACAAGGACCTTCTAGACTTGCATAAGAG CCTGGTGTGTACTGCCCTCCGGGGAAAGCTGGGTGTCTTCTCTGAGATGGAAACCAACTTCAAG AATCTGTCCCGGGGGCTGGTGAACGTGGCTGCCAAGCTGACCCACAATAAAGATGTCAGAGACCTATTTGTGGACCTTGTGGAGAAG TTTGTGGAACCCTGCCGCTCTGACCACTGGCCACTGAATGACGTGCGGCTCTTCCTCAACCAGTATTCAGCGTCTGTCCACTCCCTGGACGGCTTCCG GCACCAGACCCTCTGGGACCGCTACATGGGTACCCTCCGTGGCTGCCTTCTGCGCCTCTATCATGACTAA
- the Ctsw gene encoding cathepsin W yields the protein MTLTVHLSYFLALLAAGQGHSDSLLKDAGPQPLELTEVFKLYQIKYNRSYSNEAEYARRLDIFAHNLAQAQRLQEEDLGTAEFGETPFSDLTEEEFSQLYGHQRAPERIPNMVKKAGSEKWGEPVPPSCDWRKATNIISSIKNQENCRCCWAMAAADNIEALWHIKYRQFVEVSVQELLDCDRCGNGCQGGFVWDAYMTVLNNSGLASKKDYPFQGRPSPHGCLAKKYKKVAWIRDFTMLKSNEQVIAGYLALHGPITVTINMKLLQGYQKGVIKATHNNCDPQHVDHSVLLVGFGRDKEEGIQSGTISSQARKPRRSVPYWILKNSWGAEWGEKGYFRLYRGNNSCGITKYPITAHVDHPVKKSPISCPP from the exons ATGACACTGACTGTCCACCTCTCCTACTTTCTGGCCCTGTTGGCAGCCGGCCAAGGCCACAGCGACTCCCTCCTCAAG GATGCAGGTCCCCAACCACTGGAGCTGACAGAAGTCTTCAAGCTGTACCAGATCAAATACAACCGGAGTTACTCAAACGAAGCAG AATATGCTCGTCGTCTGGACATCTTTGCCCACAACTTGGCCCAGGCTCAAAGACTGCAGGAGGAAGACTTGGGCACAGCAGAGTTTGGGGAGACTCCATTCAGTGACCTCACAG AGGAGGAGTTTAGCCAGCTCTACGGACATCAGAGGGCACCTGAAAGGATCCCCAACATGGTCAAAAAGGCAGGGTCTGAAAAGTGGGGGGAACCGGTGCCCCCCAGCTGTGACTGGCGTAAGGCAACAAACATCATCTCATCCATCAAGAACCAG GAAAACTGCAGGTGCTGCTGGGCCATGGCAGCAGCGGACAACATTGAGGCCCTGTGGCACATCAAATACCGCCAGTTTGTGGAAGTCTCTGTGCAGG AGCTCCTGGACTGTGATCGCTGTGGAAATGGCTGCCAGGGTGGTTTTGTGTGGGACGCATATATGACTGTCCTCAACAACA GTGGCCTGGCCAGCAAAAAGGATTACCCATTCCAGGGGCGCCCCAGCCCCCATGGGTGCCTAGCCAAGAAGTACAAGAAGGTGGCCTGGATCCGAGATTTCACCATGTTGAAGAGTAACGAGCAGG TGATTGCAGGCTACCTGGCCCTCCATGGCCCCATCACTGTGACTATCAACATGAAGCTACTTCAG GGTTACCAAAAGGGTGTGATCAAGGCCACGCACAATAACTGTGATCCCCAGCACGTGGACCATTCTGTCCTGTTGGTGGGTTTTGGCAGAGACAAGGAGGAGGGCATACAGTCAGGGACAATCTCGTCCCAGGCTCGCAAACCCCGCCGCTCTGTCCCATACTGGATCCTGAAGAACTCCTGGGGAGCTGAATGGGGCGAGAAG GGCTACTTCAGGCTATACCGGGGAAACAACAGCTGTGGTATCACCAAGTACCCAATCACCGCTCATGTGGACCATCCGGTTAAGAAGTCACCAATCTCTTGCCCACCTTGA
- the Fibp gene encoding acidic fibroblast growth factor intracellular-binding protein isoform X1 → MTSELDIFVGNTTLIDEDVYRLWLDGYSVNDAVALRVRSGILEQTGATAGVLQSDTMDHYRTFHMLERLLHAPPKLLHQLIFQIPPSRQALLIERYYTFDEAFVREVLGKKLSKGTKKDLDDISTKTGITLKSCRRQFDNFKRVFKVVEEMRGSLVDNIQQHFLLSDRLARDYAAIVFFANNRFETGKKKLQYLSFGDFAFCAELMIQNWTLGAVGEAPTDPDSQMDDMDVDLDKEFLQDLKELKVLVADKDLLDLHKSLVCTALRGKLGVFSEMETNFKNLSRGLVNVAAKLTHNKDVRDLFVDLVEKFVEPCRSDHWPLNDVRLFLNQYSASVHSLDGFRHQTLWDRYMGTLRGCLLRLYHD, encoded by the exons ATGACCAGCGAACTAGACATTTTTGTGGGGAACACGACCCTTATAGATGAAGACGTGTATCGCCTCTGGCTGGATGGTTACTCAG TGAACGATGCAGTTGCGCTGCGAGTACGCTCCGGGATCCTGGAGCAGACCGGCGCCACCGCAGGAGTGCTACAGAGCGACACCATGGACCACTACCGCACCTTTCACATGCTCGAGCGTCTGCTGCACGCGCCACCGAAGCTGCTGCACCAGCTCATCTTCCAGATCCCTCCCTCCCGACAGGCACTCCTCATCGAGAG GTACTACACCTTTGACGAGGCCTTTGTTCGGGAGGTCTTGGGCAAGAAGCTGTCCAAGGGTACCAAGAAAGACCTGGATGACATCAGCACCAAAACAGGAATTACGCTCAAGAGCTGCCGGAGGCAG TTCGACAATTTTAAGCGAGTCTTCAAGGTGGTGGAAGAAATGAGGGGCTCCCTGGTGGACAACATCCAGCAGCACTTCCTCCTCTCTGACCGCCTAGCCAG AGATTATGCAGCCATCGTCTTTTTTGCCAACAACCGCTttgaaacaggaaagaaaaagctaCAGTACCTAAGCTTTGGTGACTTTGCCTTCTGTGCTGAGCTTATGATCCAGAACTGGACCCTTGGAGCCGTCGGTGAGGCCCCCACTGACCCAG ACTCCCAGATGGACGACATGGATGTGGACTTAGACAAGGAGTTTCTCCAAGACTTGAAAGAGCTCAAGGTTCTTGTAGCTGACAAGGACCTTCTAGACTTGCATAAGAG CCTGGTGTGTACTGCCCTCCGGGGAAAGCTGGGTGTCTTCTCTGAGATGGAAACCAACTTCAAG AATCTGTCCCGGGGGCTGGTGAACGTGGCTGCCAAGCTGACCCACAATAAAGATGTCAGAGACCTATTTGTGGACCTTGTGGAGAAG TTTGTGGAACCCTGCCGCTCTGACCACTGGCCACTGAATGACGTGCGGCTCTTCCTCAACCAGTATTCAGCGTCTGTCCACTCCCTGGACGGCTTCCG GCACCAGACCCTCTGGGACCGCTACATGGGTACCCTCCGTGGCTGCCTTCTGCGCCTCTATCATGACTAA